From a single Anaerolineales bacterium genomic region:
- the cmk gene encoding (d)CMP kinase — MTKTFPPSIITLDGPAASGKSTIGRKLADTLGYLFFDTGIMYRAVTWIAIQCDMDLNDGITLTALAENAHIDIRPPSKNDGRACDVIIAEKDVTWEMRSGEVDANVSVVSAYAGVRKALTEQQRRIGLRGKVVMVGRDIGTVVLPEADLKIYLDASAEERARRRYDEIIARGEQSNYDEILKKMIERDRIDSTRAVAPLRPADDAVIIDSDKMDAEQVFEHVLKLCKQTVS, encoded by the coding sequence ATGACAAAAACATTTCCACCCTCCATCATCACGCTGGATGGTCCAGCCGCCTCGGGGAAGTCCACGATTGGGCGAAAACTTGCCGACACGCTTGGGTATTTGTTCTTTGATACCGGCATCATGTACCGCGCCGTCACATGGATCGCCATACAGTGTGACATGGACCTGAACGACGGAATCACATTGACCGCACTGGCGGAAAACGCTCACATTGACATACGCCCGCCCTCAAAAAATGACGGGCGCGCCTGTGATGTGATCATCGCCGAAAAGGACGTCACCTGGGAGATGCGCAGCGGCGAAGTCGATGCGAACGTCTCGGTCGTCTCCGCTTATGCGGGTGTACGCAAGGCACTGACCGAACAACAGCGCCGCATTGGTCTGCGCGGCAAGGTGGTCATGGTCGGCAGGGACATTGGCACGGTCGTCCTGCCGGAAGCGGATCTGAAGATCTACCTCGATGCGAGCGCCGAGGAACGCGCCAGACGCCGTTATGACGAGATCATCGCGCGCGGCGAACAGTCAAATTATGACGAGATCCTGAAAAAAATGATCGAGCGCGACCGCATCGACTCCACCCGTGCAGTGGCTCCACTGCGTCCCGCCGACGACGCCGTCATCATCGACTCGGACAAAATGGACGCCGAACAGGTCTTTGAGCACGTACTGAAGTTGTGCAAACAGACTGTTTCCTGA
- a CDS encoding lysophospholipid acyltransferase family protein: MSNPPKPVTEVWKPELVRLPQLTPARRSFRAFAHGLLKLVAKVCLNITVQGLENFPKTGPVLVVINHLGDADTPAIISQLPAPPDALGKIELYDFPILGRLMDWYGVIWLHRGRPDKRALRAALDGLAEGRVIVIAPEGRYSLTGALEEGTGGAAFLAYKSGAPILPIAVSGTENESVYGHLKRFRRAPVQVRAGKTFKLEQQAGARQEAIGRGTRQIMAALADLLPEKYRAASPGQKPTIL, encoded by the coding sequence ATGTCCAATCCGCCGAAACCCGTCACAGAAGTATGGAAGCCCGAACTGGTGCGCCTGCCGCAACTCACGCCCGCGCGCCGTTCCTTCCGCGCATTTGCGCACGGATTATTGAAACTCGTCGCGAAAGTTTGCCTGAACATAACCGTACAGGGACTGGAAAATTTCCCCAAAACAGGACCTGTGCTGGTGGTCATCAACCATCTTGGCGATGCCGACACGCCAGCCATCATCTCACAACTGCCAGCCCCTCCGGATGCGCTCGGCAAGATCGAATTGTACGATTTCCCCATCCTTGGCAGGCTGATGGACTGGTACGGCGTCATCTGGCTGCACCGCGGACGCCCCGACAAACGCGCTTTGCGCGCCGCTCTCGACGGGTTGGCGGAAGGACGCGTGATCGTGATCGCCCCGGAGGGACGATATTCCCTGACTGGCGCACTGGAAGAAGGCACGGGCGGCGCGGCGTTTCTGGCATATAAGTCAGGCGCGCCGATCCTGCCAATTGCCGTTTCCGGAACGGAAAATGAGAGCGTTTATGGTCATTTGAAGCGGTTTCGGCGGGCTCCGGTTCAGGTTCGGGCGGGGAAAACCTTCAAATTGGAGCAGCAGGCAGGGGCGCGGCAGGAAGCGATCGGTCGGGGGACGCGTCAGATCATGGCGGCGCTGGCAGACCTCCTCCCAGAAAAATACCGCGCGGCATCCCCCGGGCAAAAACCGACAATCTTGTAA